A genomic segment from Marinobacter subterrani encodes:
- a CDS encoding fumarylacetoacetate hydrolase family protein, with protein sequence MKLATLKTDTRDGQLIVVSRDHARAVRVPQIAPTLQAAIEDWDTLAPRLEEVYHALSEGKVEGAFELDLKALHSPLPRAYQWADGSAYLNHVQLVRQARGAEMPETFWTDPLMYQGASDRFIGPYDPVEAGSEDWGIDFEGEIAVVTDDVPMGVSPEQAAGHIKLLMLVNDVSLRGLIPGELAKGFGFFQSKPASSFSPIAVTPDELGDAWQEGRVHLPLTVHLNGEKFGEPQAGPDMIFSFPELVAHAARTRYLGAGAIVGSGTVSNPDIEGGPGRPVADGGVGYSCLAEIRMVEKILHGEIKSPFMRFGDRVRIEMFDGEGKSIFGAIDQEVVRYEGAS encoded by the coding sequence ATGAAACTTGCAACACTCAAGACCGATACCCGCGACGGGCAGTTGATCGTGGTCTCCCGGGACCACGCCCGTGCTGTCAGAGTGCCGCAGATCGCCCCCACCTTGCAGGCTGCCATCGAAGATTGGGACACCCTCGCGCCGCGCCTCGAGGAGGTCTACCACGCTCTCAGCGAGGGCAAAGTGGAGGGAGCCTTCGAATTGGACCTCAAAGCCCTGCACTCGCCGCTGCCCCGGGCCTACCAGTGGGCCGACGGCTCCGCCTATCTCAATCACGTGCAGCTGGTGCGCCAGGCCCGCGGTGCGGAGATGCCAGAAACCTTCTGGACCGACCCACTCATGTACCAGGGCGCCTCCGATCGTTTCATCGGGCCCTACGACCCGGTGGAAGCCGGCAGTGAGGACTGGGGCATCGATTTCGAAGGCGAGATTGCCGTAGTCACCGATGACGTGCCCATGGGCGTGAGCCCCGAGCAGGCCGCCGGGCACATCAAACTGCTGATGCTGGTTAACGACGTCAGCCTGCGTGGCCTGATCCCGGGCGAGCTGGCCAAGGGCTTCGGCTTCTTTCAGTCCAAGCCGGCCTCCAGCTTCTCGCCTATTGCCGTTACCCCGGACGAGCTGGGCGACGCCTGGCAGGAAGGGCGCGTGCATCTGCCGCTGACGGTACATTTGAACGGTGAGAAGTTCGGTGAGCCCCAGGCCGGACCGGACATGATCTTCAGCTTCCCGGAGCTGGTCGCCCATGCTGCCAGGACCCGCTACCTCGGGGCCGGGGCCATCGTAGGCTCGGGCACGGTGTCTAACCCGGACATCGAGGGCGGCCCGGGCAGACCGGTGGCCGACGGCGGAGTCGGCTACAGCTGCCTGGCGGAGATACGCATGGTGGAAAAGATCCTCCACGGCGAGATCAAGAGCCCGTTCATGCGTTTTGGCGATCGGGTGCGCATCGAGATGTTCGATGGCGAGGGCAAGAGCATCTTCGGCGCCATCGACCAGGAGGTGGTGCGCTACGAGGGGGCGTCATGA
- a CDS encoding IclR family transcriptional regulator encodes MSSLQTLSRGLTALELVAQKENGLAIAELAEAMDVHRAIVYRLVSTLEGHGLVTRSRDGRICLGGGVVALASRVEPQLRAMARPLLQELAERTRATAFLCVGHGDECVAVEVAEPETLLLRVSYRVGSRHPLERGAAGIAIAALRPERSEDSDALRQARRDGYSVTRGQLQAGAVGVAAPLVYPVDSHFRFEGCVGVVALQDLDVEAATAATVDCARRLVKRMD; translated from the coding sequence ATGAGTTCCTTGCAGACCTTGTCCCGGGGGCTGACCGCCCTGGAATTGGTGGCTCAAAAGGAAAACGGCCTGGCGATAGCCGAGCTGGCTGAGGCCATGGACGTGCACCGGGCGATCGTCTATCGGTTGGTCTCCACCTTGGAGGGCCATGGGTTGGTGACCCGGAGCCGCGATGGCAGGATCTGCCTTGGGGGCGGGGTAGTAGCGCTGGCATCACGGGTCGAACCGCAGCTGCGGGCCATGGCCCGCCCCTTGCTGCAGGAGCTGGCCGAGCGCACCCGGGCAACGGCGTTCCTGTGCGTCGGGCACGGGGATGAGTGCGTCGCCGTCGAGGTTGCGGAACCCGAAACTCTGTTACTGCGCGTGTCCTACCGCGTGGGCAGCCGGCATCCGCTGGAGCGGGGCGCAGCGGGCATCGCCATAGCCGCCCTGCGACCGGAGCGTTCCGAGGATTCCGACGCTTTGCGCCAGGCCCGGCGCGATGGCTATAGCGTCACCCGGGGGCAGCTTCAGGCCGGGGCCGTCGGAGTAGCCGCGCCACTGGTGTATCCCGTTGACAGCCACTTCCGCTTCGAAGGCTGCGTTGGTGTGGTAGCGCTGCAGGATCTGGATGTGGAGGCCGCCACTGCGGCAACCGTTGACTGCGCGCGACGACTGGTAAAACGAATGGACTGA
- a CDS encoding TRAP transporter large permease, translating into MTPPVIGLLGFVVTVVLIFFRVPVAVAMSLTGIGGFTLLNSWSGTAFVLGAAPFGAVFPYNLSVVPLFILMGIFAAQAGLSRSLYDAVNAFTGHLRGGLAMATIGACALFGAICGSSLATSATMCGVALPEMRRHGYDDRLATASIAAGGTLGVLIPPSIILVIYGLLTGTSIGQLFIAALIPGVLAMLLYMAAAWLWVRLKPELGPPAERHSWRERLTVLGRVWTVLGLFLLVIGGMYLGWFSPTEAAAVGALGAFLIALLSGSLTRSTFLASVWQAAEVTGMIFLILIGAALFNYFIETSNLPFYLVDLIEGAGLTPVMTLLLIIAFYLLLGCVMDALSMVLLTIPFIFPIVANLGFDPVWFGIVVVTVAEIGLITPPVGMNLFVIQGAAGDVRQSTIFRGIVPFLMADMVRIALLLLFPALVLWLPGKMF; encoded by the coding sequence ATGACGCCCCCCGTGATCGGCCTTCTGGGCTTTGTTGTCACCGTGGTCCTGATTTTCTTTCGGGTGCCGGTTGCGGTAGCGATGTCTCTGACCGGTATTGGCGGCTTCACCCTGCTGAATAGCTGGAGCGGCACTGCGTTCGTGCTCGGAGCGGCACCCTTCGGAGCGGTATTTCCCTACAATCTGTCGGTGGTCCCGCTGTTCATCCTTATGGGGATTTTCGCCGCACAGGCTGGGCTATCCCGCAGCCTTTATGATGCCGTCAACGCCTTTACTGGCCATTTGCGGGGCGGACTTGCCATGGCCACCATCGGTGCCTGCGCCCTGTTCGGGGCCATATGTGGATCATCCCTTGCCACCAGCGCCACCATGTGTGGCGTGGCGCTGCCGGAGATGCGGCGACACGGCTACGACGATCGCCTGGCGACGGCGTCCATCGCTGCCGGCGGGACGCTGGGCGTGCTGATTCCTCCTTCGATCATCCTGGTAATCTACGGGCTGCTGACGGGTACCTCCATAGGCCAACTGTTCATTGCCGCCCTTATCCCCGGCGTGCTCGCAATGCTGCTGTACATGGCGGCCGCCTGGTTATGGGTGCGGCTGAAGCCGGAACTCGGGCCGCCAGCCGAACGTCACAGCTGGCGCGAGCGTCTGACGGTACTGGGCCGGGTGTGGACCGTGCTGGGCCTTTTCCTGCTGGTTATTGGCGGAATGTATCTGGGCTGGTTCTCACCAACCGAAGCGGCGGCCGTAGGCGCCCTGGGTGCTTTTCTTATCGCTCTGCTCTCGGGTTCCCTGACCCGCTCGACTTTCCTCGCCAGCGTCTGGCAGGCTGCCGAGGTCACTGGCATGATCTTTTTGATACTGATCGGCGCGGCACTGTTCAACTACTTCATTGAGACCTCGAACCTGCCGTTCTATCTGGTGGACCTGATCGAAGGGGCAGGACTGACGCCGGTCATGACCCTGCTCCTCATCATCGCCTTCTATCTACTGCTGGGCTGCGTCATGGATGCCCTGTCCATGGTCTTGCTGACCATCCCGTTCATCTTTCCCATCGTCGCGAACCTGGGCTTCGATCCCGTCTGGTTCGGTATCGTGGTTGTCACCGTCGCCGAAATCGGCTTGATCACGCCGCCGGTAGGCATGAACCTGTTCGTGATCCAGGGCGCGGCTGGCGACGTTCGACAGTCAACCATCTTCCGTGGCATCGTGCCGTTCCTGATGGCGGACATGGTGCGCATCGCCCTGCTGCTGTTGTTCCCGGCATTGGTGCTCTGGCTTCCGGGCAAAATGTTCTGA
- a CDS encoding TRAP transporter substrate-binding protein produces the protein MFQRSLMAGVALAAMTALPAAAEPKITLKLSHFLPPVHGIHTDFIKPWAEDLKQCTDGQVEVQIYPGGTQMGGVANQQEQVLAGVVDIAHGLTGIPRGRFPRTSIIDIPFLVADAGVASRTLWKLYPEYLKPEYRGLKVLALHAHNGGVIHTRDTKVTSMEDLEGLRIRTPSPAVSMMLEELGAEPVGMPPGQVYESLQKGVIDGTVFPWDPVKSFRLDEVLDYHLDGGVYTVSFFFVMNQRKYDSLPKGVRGCIDSLSGDALVARFGDWWDKWDQAGLDAVKAKGNEITELSDEERARWREELQPMINRYLESLKAQGVENPQEIYDAAQKYVSEFSN, from the coding sequence ATGTTCCAACGAAGCTTGATGGCCGGGGTTGCCCTGGCCGCGATGACGGCGCTGCCGGCCGCCGCCGAGCCGAAGATCACCCTGAAACTGAGCCACTTCCTGCCGCCGGTGCACGGCATTCACACCGATTTCATCAAGCCCTGGGCCGAGGACCTGAAGCAGTGCACTGACGGTCAGGTGGAGGTGCAGATCTACCCCGGCGGCACGCAGATGGGCGGGGTCGCCAACCAGCAGGAGCAGGTGTTGGCTGGCGTCGTCGATATCGCCCACGGCCTGACCGGTATCCCGCGCGGGCGCTTCCCACGCACCTCAATCATCGACATCCCTTTCCTGGTCGCGGATGCCGGCGTCGCCAGCCGCACCCTCTGGAAGCTCTATCCGGAGTACCTGAAGCCAGAATACCGGGGCCTGAAGGTGCTGGCGCTGCATGCCCACAATGGTGGCGTGATCCATACCCGCGATACCAAGGTCACCTCCATGGAGGATCTGGAAGGCCTGCGCATCCGAACCCCCAGTCCGGCCGTTTCCATGATGCTTGAAGAACTCGGTGCCGAGCCGGTGGGCATGCCCCCCGGACAGGTCTACGAGAGCCTGCAGAAGGGCGTGATCGATGGCACCGTGTTCCCCTGGGACCCGGTGAAATCCTTCCGGCTCGACGAAGTGCTGGACTACCATCTGGACGGTGGCGTCTACACGGTCTCCTTCTTCTTCGTGATGAATCAGCGCAAGTATGACTCGCTGCCCAAGGGTGTCCGCGGCTGCATCGACAGCCTCTCCGGCGACGCGCTGGTGGCCAGGTTCGGCGACTGGTGGGATAAGTGGGACCAGGCTGGCCTGGACGCCGTCAAGGCTAAGGGTAACGAGATTACCGAGCTGAGTGACGAGGAGCGTGCTCGCTGGCGCGAGGAACTGCAGCCCATGATCAACCGTTACCTCGAATCGCTGAAGGCCCAGGGCGTCGAGAATCCTCAGGAGATATACGACGCGGCTCAGAAGTATGTCTCTGAGTTCTCCAACTAA
- a CDS encoding TRAP transporter small permease yields the protein MALVFRATALFGVACLLGAAVVTVVDIGLRFFDTAIPGVVDIVQLLILATGFAAIPFAFHRDAHVSVDLLSQFLPRRIQSLLAALASLGGVVLMGLILYYGWEAAKMQMMFGDVSQNIRIPMIWYWVPLLVGSALSVLAAVLGTLQAIAGLFRSSS from the coding sequence GTGGCCCTGGTCTTTCGTGCGACGGCCCTGTTCGGTGTCGCCTGTCTGTTGGGGGCCGCTGTGGTCACAGTGGTGGATATCGGGCTGCGATTCTTCGACACAGCTATCCCCGGCGTGGTGGATATCGTCCAGTTGCTGATCCTGGCAACCGGGTTCGCAGCCATCCCCTTCGCCTTCCACCGCGACGCCCATGTGAGCGTTGACCTGCTCAGCCAGTTCCTTCCCCGGCGCATCCAGTCACTACTTGCAGCCCTTGCCTCGCTGGGCGGGGTAGTTCTGATGGGCCTGATCCTTTATTACGGCTGGGAGGCGGCGAAGATGCAGATGATGTTCGGTGACGTCTCGCAGAACATTCGCATCCCCATGATCTGGTACTGGGTCCCGCTGCTGGTCGGCTCCGCGTTGTCGGTGCTCGCCGCGGTGCTGGGGACGTTGCAAGCCATCGCCGGTCTGTTCAGATCTTCTTCTTGA
- a CDS encoding gamma-glutamyltransferase family protein, producing the protein MKAESIAGVICTPDARATEAGMDILRAGGTAIDAAMAAGAVLSVVYPHMTGFGGDALWLLGDGRRVDTLMGLGQAGHRLPDAGAIAMRGPASAATTAGALRGWSMAHDWSTHRWGSSLTWPDLLAPAIAFARDGYGVSANQAFWQQQRRDLIRDLPDLTALCCNAQGELLAEGTRVTRPQLTTTLEHLARVGMVDFYEGELATALAEGFHRLGNGLTRDDLTRTQAWHSEPLSIRYRNGTLYNFPPPSQGLYTLSALHALSFVDLAALGNGSADYFHYLVEAIKAQLKQRNRQLCDPAGGTLDTRRLLSHARAAADYAAIDPDIALPWHEQGRPADTVWLAATDNQGRTACLMQSLFHDFGSGCMVGDTGILWLNRAAGFNEDFAHANGWAPGRRPAHTLNPSAWLGDDGRQFYFGTQGGDGQPQTQMVLATQLVDFHQPIDRALQAPRFLQGRSFFGSSENLKLEKNIGPAVGESLAHRGHDIEWIPELSPFTGLAGAIAVYPGGRREAMHDPRGEGTALGQ; encoded by the coding sequence ATGAAAGCTGAGTCCATCGCTGGCGTAATCTGCACACCGGATGCCAGGGCCACCGAGGCTGGCATGGATATTCTGCGGGCGGGGGGCACCGCCATCGATGCGGCCATGGCCGCCGGTGCCGTGCTATCCGTGGTCTACCCGCACATGACCGGCTTTGGCGGTGATGCCCTGTGGCTGCTTGGCGACGGACGGCGGGTGGATACCCTGATGGGCCTTGGCCAGGCGGGCCATCGACTGCCCGATGCCGGTGCCATCGCCATGCGCGGGCCCGCCTCGGCAGCCACCACTGCTGGTGCCCTGCGGGGCTGGTCCATGGCTCACGACTGGAGCACTCACCGCTGGGGTTCTTCCCTGACCTGGCCGGACCTGCTGGCGCCGGCCATTGCCTTCGCGCGGGACGGCTATGGAGTGTCGGCTAATCAAGCGTTCTGGCAGCAACAGCGTCGGGACCTGATCCGCGACCTGCCGGACCTCACCGCCCTGTGTTGTAATGCCCAGGGCGAACTGCTCGCCGAGGGCACCCGGGTCACCCGCCCACAGCTGACCACTACACTGGAACATCTGGCCCGGGTCGGCATGGTGGACTTCTACGAAGGCGAACTGGCAACGGCCCTGGCGGAGGGATTCCACCGCCTGGGTAACGGCCTGACCCGGGACGACCTGACCAGGACACAGGCCTGGCACAGCGAGCCCCTGAGCATCCGCTACCGCAACGGCACCCTGTACAACTTCCCGCCACCGAGCCAGGGACTGTATACTCTGAGTGCCTTGCATGCCCTCAGCTTTGTCGACCTGGCAGCGCTGGGAAACGGCAGTGCCGATTACTTTCACTACCTGGTGGAGGCCATCAAGGCCCAGCTCAAACAACGCAACCGACAACTGTGTGATCCAGCCGGCGGCACGCTGGATACCCGACGCCTGCTCAGCCATGCCCGGGCAGCGGCCGATTACGCCGCTATCGACCCCGACATTGCCTTGCCCTGGCACGAACAAGGCAGGCCAGCCGACACCGTGTGGCTCGCCGCGACGGACAACCAGGGCCGCACCGCCTGCCTGATGCAGAGCCTGTTCCACGACTTCGGCTCCGGTTGCATGGTGGGCGATACCGGCATCCTCTGGCTCAACCGGGCCGCCGGTTTCAACGAGGATTTCGCCCATGCAAACGGCTGGGCCCCCGGCAGGCGACCGGCCCATACCCTGAACCCGTCGGCCTGGCTCGGGGACGATGGTCGCCAGTTCTACTTCGGCACCCAGGGCGGTGATGGCCAACCCCAGACCCAGATGGTGCTGGCCACCCAGCTGGTGGACTTTCACCAGCCCATCGACCGGGCGCTGCAGGCCCCACGATTCCTGCAGGGGCGCAGCTTCTTCGGTAGCAGTGAAAATCTGAAGCTGGAAAAGAACATCGGGCCGGCCGTCGGCGAGTCCCTGGCGCACCGGGGCCATGATATCGAATGGATCCCCGAACTCAGTCCCTTTACCGGTCTGGCCGGTGCCATTGCGGTATACCCTGGTGGCCGGCGGGAAGCCATGCACGACCCGCGGGGCGAGGGCACCGCGCTCGGGCAGTAA
- a CDS encoding cytochrome P450/oxidoreductase codes for MTSQSEDKQQSHPAMGCPVTGTAVEGCPVSHQAAEFDPFGSDYQLDPAEALRWSRNQAPVFYSPKLDYWVISRYNDIKAVFRDNITFSPAIALEKITPVSQEAQDVLRGYDYAMNRTLVNEDEPQHTERRRVLMEHFTPENLEGHKPMVRRLTREALDRIIDQGDADLVNEMLWEIPLTVALHFLGVPEEDMDKLREYSIAHTVNTWGRPSKDEQIKVAHAVGNFWQYAGKVLEKMRASPDGPGWMRYAIRQQASYPEVVTDSYLHSMMMAIIVAAHETTAHASANMFRRLLEQRELWEEVCRKPRLIPNAVEECLRHTGSVVAWRRITTRPATIGDVQLPEGARLLMVTASGNHDERHFENPDELDLYRDNAVDHLTFGYGSHQCMGKNIARMEMRIFLEEFTRRLPHMELVPRQQFTYLPNTSFRGPDHLWVHWDPASNPERRSDQVREPRMDFDIGAPSVKDLARTVRLADKRVLAKDIVGLSLEDPHGRPLPNWTPGAHVELLLDEMGRHYSLCGDPEHPERLELAVLREPASRGGSIYVHERLQVGDEVGLRGPKNHFRLDERAEEYVLIAGGIGITPIIAMADRLKRLGKPYTLHYAGRSRRTMAFLDRLAAEHGDCLHLYPSDEGARLQIDAAIGEPTEGRQIYACGPDRLLEALELATDGWPAGMLHVEHFGAAGALLDPSKEEAFEVVLEDSGLTVQVAPDQTLLEALRAAGIDVASDCEEGLCGTCEVTVTSGEDIDHRDRVLSREERGEGNRMMACCSRARGKISLAL; via the coding sequence GTGACAAGCCAGAGCGAGGACAAGCAGCAGAGCCATCCCGCCATGGGGTGCCCCGTCACCGGAACCGCCGTTGAGGGCTGCCCGGTCTCGCACCAGGCGGCGGAGTTTGACCCCTTTGGCAGCGACTATCAGCTGGATCCGGCGGAGGCGTTGCGCTGGTCACGGAATCAGGCGCCGGTATTTTATAGTCCCAAGCTCGATTACTGGGTGATTAGCCGCTACAACGACATCAAGGCGGTGTTCCGCGATAACATCACCTTCTCCCCCGCCATAGCCCTGGAGAAAATCACACCGGTGTCCCAGGAGGCGCAGGACGTGCTGCGCGGCTACGACTACGCGATGAACCGCACCCTGGTGAACGAGGATGAACCCCAGCACACCGAGCGGCGCCGGGTCCTGATGGAGCACTTCACGCCGGAAAATCTGGAAGGGCACAAGCCGATGGTGCGGCGTCTGACCCGGGAGGCCCTGGACCGGATCATCGACCAGGGTGATGCGGACCTGGTCAATGAAATGCTCTGGGAGATCCCCCTGACGGTGGCTCTTCACTTTCTGGGTGTGCCGGAGGAGGACATGGACAAGCTGCGCGAGTACTCCATCGCGCACACAGTGAATACCTGGGGCCGGCCCTCCAAAGACGAACAGATCAAGGTGGCCCATGCCGTGGGCAACTTCTGGCAGTACGCCGGCAAGGTGCTGGAGAAGATGCGGGCCAGCCCGGACGGCCCGGGCTGGATGCGCTACGCCATTCGCCAGCAGGCGAGCTACCCGGAGGTCGTCACCGACAGCTACCTGCACTCGATGATGATGGCCATCATCGTCGCCGCCCACGAGACCACCGCACACGCCTCGGCCAATATGTTCCGCCGACTGCTGGAGCAGCGTGAGTTGTGGGAAGAGGTCTGTCGCAAGCCACGGCTGATACCCAATGCCGTCGAGGAATGCCTGCGCCATACCGGATCCGTCGTCGCCTGGCGGCGCATCACCACCCGCCCGGCCACCATTGGCGATGTGCAGCTTCCGGAGGGCGCGCGGCTTCTGATGGTCACTGCCTCTGGCAACCACGACGAGCGCCACTTCGAGAACCCCGACGAGCTGGATCTCTACCGCGACAATGCGGTGGATCACCTGACCTTCGGTTATGGCAGTCATCAATGCATGGGCAAGAACATCGCCCGGATGGAAATGCGGATCTTCCTCGAGGAGTTCACGCGCCGGCTGCCCCACATGGAGCTGGTGCCGCGTCAGCAGTTCACCTACCTGCCCAACACGTCTTTCCGCGGCCCGGACCACCTCTGGGTCCACTGGGATCCGGCAAGCAATCCCGAGCGGCGCTCGGACCAGGTCCGGGAGCCGCGCATGGACTTCGACATCGGCGCGCCGTCGGTCAAGGACCTGGCCCGCACTGTGCGCCTGGCGGACAAGCGCGTGCTGGCGAAGGACATCGTCGGCCTGAGCCTGGAAGATCCCCACGGGCGGCCCTTGCCGAACTGGACGCCCGGAGCCCACGTCGAACTGCTACTGGACGAGATGGGGCGGCACTATTCCCTATGCGGCGATCCGGAACATCCCGAGCGACTGGAGCTCGCGGTCTTGCGCGAGCCGGCGAGCCGCGGAGGCTCGATCTACGTCCACGAGCGTTTGCAGGTGGGCGACGAGGTTGGCCTCCGCGGCCCCAAGAACCACTTTCGCCTGGACGAGCGAGCCGAGGAATATGTCCTCATCGCCGGCGGTATCGGCATTACCCCTATTATTGCCATGGCAGATCGACTCAAGCGCCTGGGCAAGCCGTATACACTGCACTACGCTGGACGCTCGCGTCGGACCATGGCATTCCTGGATCGACTGGCGGCGGAGCATGGGGATTGTCTGCATCTTTACCCCAGTGACGAAGGTGCAAGGCTGCAGATTGATGCCGCCATTGGCGAGCCGACCGAGGGACGCCAGATATACGCCTGTGGCCCGGACCGGCTGCTTGAGGCGCTGGAGCTGGCCACAGACGGCTGGCCCGCCGGTATGCTGCACGTAGAACACTTCGGCGCGGCAGGCGCCCTGCTGGATCCGAGCAAGGAAGAAGCCTTCGAGGTGGTTCTGGAAGACAGCGGCCTTACCGTGCAGGTGGCACCGGATCAGACCTTGCTGGAGGCTCTGCGCGCAGCAGGTATCGATGTGGCGAGCGACTGCGAGGAAGGTCTGTGCGGCACCTGTGAGGTGACGGTGACCTCGGGTGAGGACATCGACCATCGCGATCGGGTGCTCAGTCGGGAGGAGCGCGGCGAGGGCAACCGCATGATGGCATGTTGCTCGCGGGCGAGGGGCAAGATTAGCCTCGCTCTATAA
- the hmgA gene encoding homogentisate 1,2-dioxygenase, with translation MSDFEYQSGFRNQFATEALPGALPEGQNAPQRCPFGLYAEQFSGSAFTAPRSHNLRSWLYRIRPSAAQSAYRPLEVGQLSTAPESEVAADPNQMRWDPLPMPQAATNFIDGLFTMATNGDAGTQIGCGIHLYTLNADMTGSFFYDADGELLVVPQLGTLVLRTEQGLLKVAPGEVAVLPRGLKFQVRRAAGTDAARGYVCENYASPFELPGLGPIGANGLANPRDFLTPTAYYEDTQGEFELIAKFGGKLWAAELDHSPLDVVAWHGNYAPYKYDLARFNTINTVSFDHPDPSIFTVLTSPSDTAGMANIDFVIFPPRWMVAEHTFRPPYFHRNIMSEYMGLIHGTYDAKAEGFVPGGSSLHNCMSPHGPDANTFDKASSEELVPQYQGNTLAFMFESRYVFNPTPSALSAGFRQRDYVDVWHGLHSHFKPDAR, from the coding sequence ATGAGCGATTTTGAGTACCAAAGCGGTTTTCGTAATCAATTCGCCACCGAGGCCCTTCCCGGGGCGCTACCAGAGGGGCAGAACGCGCCCCAGCGCTGCCCCTTTGGCCTCTATGCCGAGCAGTTCAGTGGCAGCGCCTTTACCGCGCCGCGCAGCCATAACCTGCGCAGTTGGCTATACCGCATCCGCCCCTCGGCCGCGCAGTCGGCCTACCGTCCGCTTGAGGTCGGGCAGTTATCCACGGCGCCGGAATCCGAGGTAGCGGCAGACCCGAACCAGATGCGCTGGGATCCGCTGCCGATGCCGCAGGCGGCCACCAACTTCATCGACGGCCTGTTCACCATGGCCACCAACGGTGACGCCGGCACCCAGATCGGCTGCGGGATTCACCTCTACACGCTCAACGCCGACATGACCGGGAGTTTCTTCTACGACGCCGACGGCGAACTGCTGGTGGTGCCCCAACTGGGCACACTGGTGCTGCGCACCGAACAGGGTCTGCTCAAGGTCGCCCCGGGCGAGGTCGCCGTGCTGCCGCGCGGCCTCAAGTTCCAGGTTCGCCGCGCCGCCGGCACCGACGCCGCCCGCGGCTATGTCTGCGAGAACTACGCCAGCCCCTTCGAACTGCCCGGGCTGGGTCCAATCGGCGCCAATGGCTTGGCCAACCCGCGCGACTTTCTCACTCCCACGGCCTACTACGAAGACACTCAAGGCGAGTTCGAGCTCATCGCCAAGTTTGGCGGCAAGCTCTGGGCGGCCGAGCTTGATCACTCGCCGCTGGACGTGGTTGCGTGGCACGGCAACTACGCGCCCTACAAATACGATCTGGCACGGTTCAACACCATCAACACGGTGAGCTTCGACCACCCGGACCCGTCGATCTTCACCGTCCTGACCTCGCCCTCGGACACCGCAGGCATGGCCAATATCGACTTCGTTATTTTTCCTCCGCGCTGGATGGTGGCCGAGCACACCTTCCGACCGCCCTACTTCCACCGCAACATCATGAGCGAGTACATGGGTTTGATCCACGGCACTTACGATGCCAAGGCCGAAGGCTTCGTGCCCGGGGGCTCCAGCCTGCACAATTGCATGTCGCCCCACGGGCCCGACGCAAATACCTTCGACAAGGCTTCCTCCGAGGAGCTCGTGCCGCAATATCAGGGGAATACGCTAGCCTTCATGTTCGAGAGCCGCTACGTATTCAACCCTACCCCCTCGGCGCTGTCCGCCGGTTTCCGCCAGCGTGACTACGTGGATGTTTGGCATGGGCTACACTCACACTTCAAGCCAGACGCGCGCTAA
- a CDS encoding sulfite exporter TauE/SafE family protein, producing the protein MDMIIACSALGIVAGILAGMLGIGGGVVIVPALVLILSAQDFPSEFIVITAVATSLCTIIFTSVSAARAQIKRKAVDWNIFRLWAPTVVVGSFLSGFIAARLPAAVLEIGIAVFLLVISLIMLSRWVPDPARTMPGKAGTTGLGLFSGVLSGLAGIGGGNVMVPLMVFFNVPMQRAVATSSTLGFPLALVGTAGYIISGWGVEFMPWTLGYVYLPAVGLIAFFTVLMAPIGVALSHRIPAATLKRCFGGLLLIVAGRMLLTAL; encoded by the coding sequence ATGGACATGATCATCGCCTGCTCCGCCCTGGGTATCGTCGCCGGCATATTGGCTGGCATGCTGGGTATTGGCGGCGGTGTGGTCATCGTACCCGCTTTGGTGCTGATCCTGTCGGCCCAGGACTTCCCGTCAGAGTTCATCGTTATCACCGCCGTGGCGACTTCCCTGTGCACCATCATCTTCACCTCGGTATCGGCCGCCCGGGCCCAGATCAAGCGCAAAGCCGTGGACTGGAACATCTTCAGACTGTGGGCCCCTACTGTGGTGGTGGGCAGTTTCCTTAGCGGGTTCATCGCCGCCCGCTTACCCGCCGCCGTGCTGGAGATCGGTATCGCGGTCTTCCTGCTGGTGATCTCGCTGATCATGCTCAGCCGCTGGGTACCGGACCCGGCCCGGACCATGCCGGGCAAAGCCGGCACCACCGGGCTCGGCCTGTTCAGCGGCGTACTGTCCGGGCTTGCAGGTATCGGCGGCGGAAACGTCATGGTGCCGCTGATGGTGTTCTTTAACGTCCCCATGCAGCGGGCCGTGGCTACCTCTAGCACCCTGGGCTTTCCCCTGGCATTGGTGGGCACCGCTGGATACATTATTTCCGGCTGGGGCGTGGAGTTTATGCCCTGGACTCTTGGTTACGTTTACCTTCCCGCAGTCGGCCTGATTGCCTTTTTTACAGTACTGATGGCGCCGATAGGCGTGGCCCTAAGCCACCGAATCCCTGCGGCCACGCTCAAGCGCTGCTTCGGAGGCTTACTGCTGATTGTCGCAGGACGGATGCTGTTAACGGCGTTGTAA